One genomic region from Apodemus sylvaticus chromosome 1, mApoSyl1.1, whole genome shotgun sequence encodes:
- the LOC127678059 gene encoding olfactory receptor 5B3-like: MMLMDNNTEVTQFLLLGLTDEPGLQLPLFTIFLLIYSITLVGNLGMILLIALDSRLHTPMYIFLGNLSLVDFCYSSAVTPTVMTGLLIGDKVISYNDCAAQMFFFVAFATVENYLLASMAYDRYAAVCKPLHYATTMTTSVCVCLSIGSYACGFLNASIHIGDTFSLSFCRFHVVHHFFCDIPAVMVLSCSDRHVSEMVLVYVVSFNIFFALLVIWISYIFIFITIFKMKSTAGYRKAVSTCASHFTAVSIFYGTIIFMYLQPSSSHSMDTDKIASVFYTMIIPMLNPLVYSMRNKEVKNAFTKVLQMAK; encoded by the coding sequence ATGATGCTGATGGATAACAATACAGAAGTGACACAGTTTCTCCTGCTGGGACTCACTGATGAACCAGGCCTACAGCTTCCCCTTTTCACCATATTTCTCCTCATCTACTCCATCACCCTAGTGGGTAATCTGGGGATGATCCTGCTGATTGCTTTGGACTCTCGTCTTCACACTCCCATGTACATTTTTCTAGGTAATCtgtccttggttgatttttgttacTCCTCAGCTGTCACACCCACAGTCATGACTGGACTACTAATAGGAGACAAGGTCATTTCCTATAATGACTGTGCTGCTCAGATGTTCTTTTTTGTAGCCTTTGCTACTGTTGAAAATTACCTCTTGGCCtcaatggcctatgatcgctatgcAGCAGTGTGTAAGCCATTGCACTATGCCACCACTATGACTActagtgtttgtgtatgtctttcTATAGGTTCCTATGCCTGTGGTTTTCTGAATGCCTCCATCCACATTGGGGACACTTTCAGTCTTTCCTTCTGTAGGTTTCATGTAGTCCATCACTTTTTCTGTGACATTCCAGCAGTTATGGTTCTCTCTTGCTCTGACAGACATGTCAGTGAGATGgtgcttgtttatgtagtgagcTTCAATATCTTTTTTGCTCTCTTAGTTATCTGGATATCctacatattcatttttattacaatctttaaaatgaaatcaaCTGCTGGATATCGAAAGGCTGTATCTACTTGTGCCTCTCACTTCACAGCTGTCTCCATTTTCTATGGGACAATCATATTCATGTACTTGCAGCCCAGCTCCAGTCACTCCATGGACACTGACAAAATTGCCTCTGTGTTCTACACCATGATAATACCTATGCTGAATCCTCTGGTCTACAGCATGCgaaacaaagaagtcaagaatgcATTCACAAAAGTTTTGCAGATGGCAAAATAG